The window TCTCAAAGAACACCTTGTTCTCCTACCCAGTACCATCAAAGTGGTAACTTTTAATTCAATTATGAGACACACACAAAATCACCTTTTTGTTTAACCAATTTTCAAGATTAACCAATCAAAGATACTAGTTCAAAGACAACAGAAAGTTCATGCAGTGCATAAATTACCCAGCTGTGCATTGCATTTGCAACAATCAGAGTCCATGTTGGTAGCTTAGAAAGCAAGCGCTTAAATGGAGGGATAACTTTGCTTTTCTTTGATTTATCCTTTATGACAGATTGCATGTTCCCGTCGTTCTGTATGTACCGCAACTCATATGCTGATATTTGATGGCATTTGTCCGGGGTGCTTGAGGTTGCAGATATCCAGACCAAAACCCAGAGAAACCCAGAcaatccaaatataacaaatgGACCATACAAACCACCCTGAGACATGAGAATGGGAGAAAGTGTGAGTCCAATAGCACTTCCAAGCTGGAATCCCGCCATTGCAAGTCCAACAGCTCTTGATCGTTCTGTTTGAGGAAACCATCTAAAATCAAAGGTTCAGAGATACCCTTAGCAGTTTGGACATGCCAAATCTTCAACACAATAAGCTTGACAAAGAATATATCATGTAAATCATGATAATTATGGATTCAATTTCATAAATTGCATACCTTGCAATCATGTTGTTCATGCATGGAAGAGCTACCCCTTCTGCAATGCCAAGCAACATCCTCATGGCAAGAAGTGCGCACAAGGAATTTTCTGCAGCCCAGGGGGTGAGAAAGGTGGCTAATGACCATAAAGTGACACCCCAAGCCATGACAACTTTGCCCCCGTAAAGGTCCACCAAAGTTCCTCCAGCTATTGGCGATATTAGGTATCCCCAGAGAAAAGATGACTGCCATTAGTAAGTAAATTAATGAGACAGCCTATAATGTTTAGAAGCTGTTTTTAGAACAGATCTTGAGCCACTCACTGTACTCCTTTTTGTCAAAGAACAAGGTTTCTTTACCAATGTGATTGAATTcactcctaagtgggtccaactGTCCTTTTATTCTCCATTTAACAGTTAGATGATCACTTCAAAAGATCCTACAGAAATGTAATGCTCACGTTCTCAAGCAAGACAGGGAAACAAACAAATGGCACTTGACATCCTGTTTCCAGCATTCAAATATATGCCATCGAAAACTTAATAATCTATCTCTATATGCGCATTTCAATTCAGCAGGAGAATTTGTATACAAGTGGTATGGACAGATATCCATTGGTTTTATTCTTTAAGAAACAAAAGGATCCAAAAGCTTCAGTCACAAGAACAAGAACCACAACATGACAAAGACAGGTTATTTAGGCAAATAGACAAAAGTAAATGCTGACATCACTTGAACTCCTGGAAAACATTACTGGGATTTAGAAAAACCAACAGACACAAAATGCTGCAAGAATTTTCAccttaaaaatgaaaaactatcTTCAAGGTGAAGAACTCCAATCATATGCAAATATGACTTACAAATCAACTTGTATGTTCTGATGTAAAGTCAATTCCAGTAAATATGAAACACTAATCACAGTCTGCTTTTTTTACGTCAAATCCTCTTGTTCTCGAGTAAATAGCAAAACAGCAAAAAGGAAGAATGACTTGAGCACAATCGCCAGAAGTACAAAGATTGCTACCTTCCACGCAAAATAAatgttgttttttatttttattattattctctTATGTGACCTTTTTCTGTTTATAGTTCATAACATCATCATATAGTTGACCTTTGTATTCAAAGGCATTCTCCAGGACAAATCTCCAGAATAAATTTTCTATAATGGTAAGACCAACATATACCGCATGCAAACGCTCTCAAATTCCAAGAGCTAATCTTCAAAAATGCTGGATCACATACTCAGCAGTTAGGCTAAATGAACCCTTTTCTACCATTCCGCTTTATTTAAGGTTCATACTTTCTTTCGAATTCCAAGAGTTAATCTTCAAAAAGGCCAAATCACATACTTTGGGATTAGGCCAAATGAACCTTTTCTTCCATTCCGGCTTTATTCAAGGCTCATACTTTCTCCAAGTTCAAAAGAATAAATACATTTCTTGACATTTTTATTCCAGTTGTGGGTTGAGATGAATAGGCAGGAAAACATCACCCCATTTCATGTTGAACAGTTATTTAGAAATGTTAGGAAACACTACAACAGTAATCCAAAGCTAAGTCAGGAAAATAAAACAACGATATAGCAgtcataatttaaaaaaaaaaaattacctggACAACCCCGGCGAAAGATTGACGCCAGCCATGAGAAAGCGAGAGGGGAACGATAGCGACCGACATGACGACTCGGTCAGCATTACAAAGTGCCAAAGCTAAAGCCAGCATAGCCACCACCTTGACTCTCTCGGAAGTAATAAACTCCACCGCACTCGGCTGACGGAATTCGCCTCCGCTGCTACTGGAAATCGACCTAGAACCATTCGACGAAGAAGCCCTAATCGGTAGAATCCGTTCACTTCGAAGTCTAGAAGAAAATTCAGTTGCACAAGCAGTGCTGGTTTTACTCCACCAATTACGATGGTTCAATTTACAGGGAAGCTTAGAAGCACTAGAATTAGTTAATGGCAGTTGCCTTTCCGAAGGTTTAGGGCTCTTAATCGGGGTTGGGCTGCTGACGGGAAGCGGGCAGCGGAGAGCAGCCGGAGAATTCATTCTGCAATTGGGTCCAAGTCAGCAATTTATACGAAATCCATTCCCTGAGTTGGGCGATATACTCGGTGTTGAACTAAATTCGAGTAATCTATCAAGTGAACACTAGTGATCAGGAACATAGGCTGCCGCCTGAAATACTACTCCTTACTACTGGAACCCAAAGTCGAAATAGCACAACAGTGCTGCTACTCCTACGTAGCGACGAAAATGCCGCGGTGTTCTTCTTGGCAGTTTATTAATGGCTAAGCTAAAGACCATAGCAGGAATCTTATAAAGTTTTGGCTTTAGATAAATCGAGCAGAGAAGGAACCTGTAGACTAGTAAACAAGGACGAGACTAGCTCATCGGCCGCATGAGCCTGATGTTTTTATCTTCTGAGCTTGAAACTTGGTGCCGTACTGCTACTGTTGTTGATGCGTTGGGTTCGTATTCTCGAATCTAATAATAATAGTGGGTGATTCACCTTACATGTTTGGTTTAAGAGTAATAAATAgattctattttttattaataacaaaaaattaatttgaaacCCGATCTATGAGACGGGAATGATTCTGCACGTCAATCAAATAAATTATAGACCAATTGGCTGGATGGATGTTTCTCGTGGGTTCCATCTTAGATTGTTCGTTTGGGCCGGTGTGTTCGGTGTTATCTCTGCGTGTCTATTCATTATTTGGGTGTGTGTGTCTATTTCGCttcggcaaaaaaaaaaaatcaaataaattataGGTATCATTATTAATTTTGATGTGTGTTCCTGTCCCTTGAACttaaatttccaaacatttttACATGTTAACTTTGGACATAGGGTTAGCTTTGAAGGAATAGGAAGGTACGGAGAGGAAAGAATAAGAAATGAAATGGATGAATAAAGTTTTTGATATTTGGATTAAtcttttaagagggagagaaaagaatagGGAGAGATATATGTAAGGAGAGAAAACAATAAGTTTGTTTGGACAACAAGAATTTGGAATAATaatttcagattttgttttgcttgcatcatacacataattctcaatcacctttttatgtcacatatatcacatcacaaaaagtgctacagtaactgaatcaaataaatcatccaaataaattcttatccaaacaaCTCGAGATCTCCTTAATTTTTGTCGCCCAACTTTCTGTCCAAAAGCAGACGGAAACAAAGGTAAAGGtgaaatttttatataattttccaaaaaactcATGTGTTTACAAATTAAACTTATaaattattatatataaaaacaTAACTAATAcataataatttatttcatttcctttccctctctaatccaaacaaataataagttaattttttttctttcatatttaaTTGAAATAAAACACAGATGAAATTCACTTTCCTCTAatcgccttttcttttttttttttttttttttgccctttccttccctttcttttccacTAAAGTCCTCTCAATTCAAATGCaactgtttggattgtgaattattagagatatttttactgtagcactttttgtgatgtgatgtatgtgagataaaaaggtaattgggaaggtaaaaaggtgtattggaaattgtaatgatgatgtaagcaaataaattttgaaaaataaagcccaatccaaacaaagcctctgtctttttcttttcttttatcttttgtattttgtgttttatcttttgtattctGTTATCATGATCACATCCAATTATTTTCAGAATCCGATCCAGTGCCTTGTCAAATTACTCTGTAATGACAAATTTCAAGATACAAGTGCAATCATCTCTTTGGTAAGACAAACAATTCGTCATCAGCTGCTCTATCTGACTCTGCATGATTATACCAACCACTAATCCAGTTCAACATTAAAGCAGAAGCAGTTAGCAGACGAATAACTACTTCCTTTCCCCGTGTTTCAAATCGTGCAGAGACCATTGAATCCCTTCCCCTTCTGCAGAGTCAGCGGCATTAAGTTCGGAAAACTTTCGAACAAATTACAGCTCGTTCCATTCAATGTGCAGAAGAGCTTCGGTAGAATGGGAACTCTCCAGGCATCGAAGCAAACAATTAATCCCGGAAAATCTTAGTGATCTCAAAGTCTATCTGTATGTCCAGCTAGAATTCACTCCAGACTTCCCATTTGTCTGGTATCTCGTTCCAGAAGAATATCTTCCAGTTCCATCTACAGAAATAGAAAAGGCCGCTACCCCATGACCTACTCATTTGAGAAGGTAGCAAAAGGTTCAGCTTTTCACTGTATGTCCATACTGTCCCTGGCTATAATCCTACAATGTGAAGCTGAAGTTATGAAACCATAATTTTCTCTAAACATCAAACCGTAGATTCTATGATACATAATGACATAGAAAATCAACAGCCACAGTTGATACCTGCAGGAGACAATCTTCAGGCAACCTATGAAACCCTAGGGAGCCTCGTGACATGTTTTTTCTGGCGGCAAACTTACACTCTGTTGGTGCAATTGTCACAATCGGAATATATTCAGCCAACATCACTGCTGAAAATTAAGAATGAAGCATCAAAAGATTTCAGTCAACCGTGAACCCACTTCGACTTAATTATATCAGAAATTACCGCCCAAGTGTGCTGTCTTACTAACCAAACAACCGCAGTCTATGTCACAAACTCCATTAGACAGGCTGACACAACAGAAGTATACATCTTACACTGGTTGCAATCACTCTACAAAGCCACTATCCTTCACAGTTAATGCTTTGGGAGAAAAGTTCATCACCAATTACCTATTTTTTTTCCAGCAATCTGACTCTCCAAGTACAGGAATACAAAGCTCGGTGTCTGCTGCAGACATCCTTCTCAGGATTCCACAATTACTTCTGCCTTTCTACACTGTTCCTGTGGTTACTGTTGTCACTTGCAGCTCCTTGTTTTTAGCTGACAGTGTACTCTAGATACTGCTAATTTAATTCCAATGTATGAAgattaaattaattttacttGATGTGCAATACCACCAAGTGGTGACCATTTGAAGGATTAGATTTCTTGTGCTATCCACAGGTATGTGAGCTCACCAATTAAACAGAGTTAATAACAATAGATGAATTTGGCATTGTTTCTTCTGCTCTGAAGTTTGACCATGCATCAAACACAATACCACATACAGCAGATTCAAAATTCAAGTATATTTAACAACTAGATGCAAACTTGTAGGAAGATCTGTACATAAGCACAAAAGGCAACTAAAACTTAAAAGATTTAAATCTCCACCagtttctttcaaatttcaaaatgaacgCTTATTGCTAACATGCAATTATAAATTTCATTATCTAAGTAGAAACATGTCCCTGATGTCAAAATAAAAGTTTCTGCATGTATTACATACATCCAGTGATCACAACATCACATTTTGCTTGCATGTTTACCAAACAGTGAATGTCGGCCTTCGGCAATAAGCTCTCCTGTTAATTTGTTCCTCACGATCACAAGTGTTCCAGAATAACCACCTTTTCGACCTAGAAGTGTCGAGACAATCTCCAATTCATCCTGAGAAAGTAAGATATTCAACTAATCAAGTCAAAAACCAACATTTGccaatcaaacaatttcacaTTTAGCCAATATGTGACGCACAAAACCGATTAGCCCCTGATCTGGTAATAACAAGAAtaccctctctttttttcccaatttgcaatAAGAATACCAATATATT is drawn from Coffea arabica cultivar ET-39 chromosome 1c, Coffea Arabica ET-39 HiFi, whole genome shotgun sequence and contains these coding sequences:
- the LOC113730030 gene encoding probable anion transporter 4, chloroplastic isoform X1; its protein translation is MNSPAALRCPLPVSSPTPIKSPKPSERQLPLTNSSASKLPCKLNHRNWWSKTSTACATEFSSRLRSERILPIRASSSNGSRSISSSSGGEFRQPSAVEFITSERVKVVAMLALALALCNADRVVMSVAIVPLSLSHGWRQSFAGVVQSSFLWGYLISPIAGGTLVDLYGGKVVMAWGVTLWSLATFLTPWAAENSLCALLAMRMLLGIAEGVALPCMNNMIARWFPQTERSRAVGLAMAGFQLGSAIGLTLSPILMSQGGLYGPFVIFGLSGFLWVLVWISATSSTPDKCHQISAYELRYIQNDGNMQSVIKDKSKKSKVIPPFKRLLSKLPTWTLIVANAMHSWGFFVILSWMPIYFKTIYHVDLRQAAWFSAVPWSMMAVAGYFAGVLSDMMIQRGISVTLTRKIMQSIGFIGPGIALVGLTMARSPSNASAWLTLAVGLKAFSHCGFLVNLQEIAPQYSGVLHGISNTAGTFAAIVGTVGAGYFVELVGSFKGFLLLTAFLYFSAALFWNFFATGGRVNFDETL